The following DNA comes from Triticum aestivum cultivar Chinese Spring chromosome 3D, IWGSC CS RefSeq v2.1, whole genome shotgun sequence.
CTCTTCTGCGCTGTATCGCCCGACCTTCTGCGAGAACGGCCCTCCTCCGGCGTCTTGGCCGCAGCTGTCGCCTGACGGCACCGGCGATGATCCGTTCATCCCCTGCTTCATTAGTTTTGTCAGCAAAAGGCAAGGAAAACAAGAGTCCACAGCTCAATTGCGATCTCCAGACAGCCCGATCGATCGCAATTGTGCAAGTTACCGGATTCTGGCGCCGTACCTGGAGATCGCCGGTGCTGAAGACGCGGCGGACTGTGCAAGCCGAGCTGCTGAAATCGTACAAGTCGCCgcaggaggaggacggggaggaggacATGGGTGGCAAAGACAGCTGCTGGTGaggggacgaggacgaggacgagaagAATGCACCGCCGCCGTTGAGGTTATCACCGAGCTGGATGtggagcgggagcgggagcgagTGCGCGCTGATGCTCCTGTGGATGTTGTTGTAGTACGACGACTGGAGCGACGACGAGTAGGACGACGGCGGAGACGAGGCGGTGGCGGCGAAGGGAGGGAACGCTCCACCGACATTGCCACCGTCGAAGTATCCCCCGGCGGCAGACCGAGGGATCAGGGTCGGCACGGCGGTCAGGGCCTCCTGCATGTAGGCGTCGCCGTACGAAGGCGCCGACGAGGAATGACGGAACATTTCCGGCCGGCCGGACGGACGGACTTTCTTCCTCCGGACGTGGAAATGAAAAGGCCTGTGGGTGCCTTTAGCTCGTGCGGGGactgtgtgcgtgtgcgtgtgttttGCTGGGAGGTTGAAGTGGAGGGACGCGGGTATAAGAAGGGTCTGGGCTTGGCGCGTACACTACAGAGCTAGTAGTGCTGTTGTGCACTGAAAGAAAGATGCAGGGTAGGGTTGGGTAGGGTCACGCGCACTATTCCCTCCCGCTGCAGTAAAAAAGACTAGTCCAGGCGATGCCGCATGATAACAGTTTACCGCTAATGTTTGGCAAGTCGCCTAAGCAGTCGAATCATCAGGCTTGGATCATTGGATGGATGGCGTACGTGAGGAGGGATCCGTCACATCCCCCTACCACTGGAGGAGTGGAAGGTCAGGAAGATGACTGTAAGTGATGTGAATACATGCACCAACCATAAGCTGGTGGTTTTGCAGGAACTTCTACCTGGGTTCTAGTAATGGAAATCAAGGGAAAACCCCGTTTTCTCCAAAAGCATGCATCAACTATGCGGAGGCTGGGGAAAACCCTCCTTTTCCATGAGAAAAAGGCGACGGGTTGATTTTTTTCACCATAACAACAAAGAATGGACCGCATGACATTGCACGATTTTAATGATCGAGCTTCCTTGATGTGCACAAACTATTCAGACTGATCGCACGAAAGTATATTTTTGAACAAATATATTACTGTGGAAAAAAAATACATTACTGTGGAAATTTGATGATAAAAACCTTAAAAGCCATATCCCGTGAAGAGAGAGTGCCATTTATGCCCATTCTACCATATAAGCCGACTACCATTACAAGATCGTCCAGACTGAAGGGCATCAAGGACTTGTCGTACTGCTGAATTGTGTGCCATAGCCAATAGTCCCTATAAAGGTTGTCTGGCCTTCTATTATACCATAAGGTGCTACTCGTTGCAATATGCTCTTACTTGAAAACCAAAAGAAATTGCTCGGAGAATGAACAGCTAGGGAATATGCTCCAACTAAGTGCAGGACGATTATCAAACACAGGCAAGTTGATGCCAGAACCTTTCTGTATAAAATCAGCTCAATAAGGTACGGAGCCACGCCTTACTCAAAGATATTTTTTTGCTTGCATGGACGACCAACTGCCGACTGCCAGTACGTTCACGGCTAGTACTTTGTTTATACGGCAGTTATTATTCAGATGGTCATACAACGATAGATGAATTAGACTCATACGCCAAACAAGATGACCCTAACTTTCCGAAAAGGAGAGAGAAGGTTTTGCCTAAGTGGTACCACCTCGTGACAAAGATTAATTTGACCGCACTTGTGAAGCAACAAACTGTTATACCTAACAAGATATAGACTTGTACACAGCAACAGAACAGGAAGAGAAAGACAAAACACACTCTTGATATCCTGTTTCTGCTTACTTTGGATATCTATCGCCGGTTTAGATCAACATAACAAGCAGAGAGCAGCAG
Coding sequences within:
- the LOC123074950 gene encoding zinc finger protein CONSTANS-LIKE 2, with the protein product MFRHSSSAPSYGDAYMQEALTAVPTLIPRSAAGGYFDGGNVGGAFPPFAATASSPPSSYSSSLQSSYYNNIHRSISAHSLPLPLHIQLGDNLNGGGAFFSSSSSSPHQQLSLPPMSSSPSSSCGDLYDFSSSACTVRRVFSTGDLQGMNGSSPVPSGDSCGQDAGGGPFSQKVGRYSAEERKERVERYRLKRHQRNFTKKITYACRKSLADSRPRVKGRFARNGEAEAETDDREASDNSYDYCGYSEPSNQSTGNSRYHGQQHIKDDSVCNGTAAAAFAGAGDNGDWWWRAPGAEGPRQVGFDVDEELWATLGDMLSVNLAS